From a single Nicotiana tabacum cultivar K326 chromosome 8, ASM71507v2, whole genome shotgun sequence genomic region:
- the LOC107825367 gene encoding 3-dehydrosphinganine reductase TSC10B has translation MAAFSLGFFSLLLLLLLPLSLLAFLAFIVRPRPAKVPIKNRHVFITGGSSGIGLALAQQAASEGAKVSILARNTSKLEEARDAIRLSTGCDVAIFSADVRNYEAVKKATEDAGPIDVLVCNQGVFVPQELETQDIEEIKFMIDVNLTGTFHLIKAALPGMKNRSGRGPGSIAIMSSQAGQVGIYGYTAYSASKFGLKGLAEALQQEVIGENIHVSLIFPPDTETPGFAEENKRRPPVTSIIAASSGAMKADEVAKIALNGIKSGNFTVPCNFEGFLLSIATAGLSPQRSFLMAFVEVMAAGTLRVAGLCFQWNWYGSIEKCLGERK, from the exons ATGGCGGCTTTCAGCTTAGGCTTTTTCtctctccttctccttctcctcctccctCTCTCCCTCTTAGCCTTCCTCGCCTTCATCGTCCGACCACGTCCCGCAAAAGTCCCAATTAAGAACCGCCACGTGTTCATCACAGGCGGTTCAAGCGGCATTGGCCTAGCTCTAGCTCAACAGGCTGCTTCAGAGGGTGCAAAAGTCTCAATCCTCGCTCGTAACACCAGCAAGCTCGAGGAAGCGAGGGATGCGATTCGGCTTTCTACTGGATGTGACGTGGCCATTTTCAGCGCTGACGTCAGAAACTACGAGGCCGTAAAGAAGGCTACAGAAGATGCAGGGCCGATCGATGTGTTGGTGTGCAATCAGGGCGTATTTGTACCTCAGGAATTGGAGACCCAAGATATTGAGGAGATCAAGTTCATGATTGATGTGAATTTGACCGGGACTTTTCATTTGATTAAAGCTGCTTTGCCTGGAATGAAGAATAGGAGCGGCCGTGGACCTGGATCCATCGCTATCATGTCTTCACAAGCTGGCCAG GTTGGCATATATGGTTATACAGCTTATTCAGCCAGTAAGTTTGGCCTCAAAGGACTGGCAGAAGCTTTGCAGCAGGAGGTTATTGGTGAAAATATTCACGTATCACTAATATTTCCCCCGGACACCGAAACTCCTGGATTTGCTGAAG AGAACAAAAGAAGGCCACCAGTGACTAGTATAATAGCAGCTTCTTCTGGTGCCATGAAAGCTGACGAAGTTGCCAAGATAGCTTTGAATGGCATTAAATCAGGAAATTTTACTGTCCCCTGCAACTTTGAGGGATTCTTGCTTTCCATAGCAACTGCTGGTCTATCTCCTCAAAGATCATTCCTGATGGCATTTGTCGAAGTGATGGCTGCTGGAACATTACGTGTTGCTGGTCTATGTTTCCAGTGGAATTGGTACGGAAGCATAGAGAAATGCCTTGGAGAAAGGAAATAG